One stretch of Pseudomonas fragi DNA includes these proteins:
- a CDS encoding class II glutamine amidotransferase, with protein MCELLGMSANVPTDIVFSFTGLMQRGGRTGPHRDGWGIAFYEGRGLRLFQDPGASCDSEVALLVQRYPIKSEVVIGHIRQANVGKVCLSNTHPFVRELWGRNWCFAHNGQLADFSASTSFYRPVGDTDSEAAFCDLLNRVREAFPEPVDVERILPVLVEACAEYRSKGVFNCLLSDGDWLFCYCSTKLAQITRRAPFGPARLKDVDVIVDFQAETTPNDVVTVIATEPLTENETWTRYEPGQWSLWRRGECVSQGTTE; from the coding sequence ATGTGTGAACTATTGGGCATGAGCGCCAACGTCCCGACCGATATTGTGTTCAGCTTTACCGGCCTGATGCAGCGTGGCGGGCGTACTGGCCCGCACCGCGATGGCTGGGGCATTGCCTTCTATGAAGGCCGTGGCCTGCGCCTGTTCCAGGACCCGGGCGCCAGTTGCGACTCCGAGGTCGCCTTGCTGGTGCAGCGGTACCCGATCAAAAGCGAAGTGGTGATTGGCCATATCCGTCAGGCCAACGTGGGCAAGGTGTGCCTGTCCAATACCCACCCGTTTGTTCGCGAGCTGTGGGGGCGCAACTGGTGTTTTGCGCACAACGGCCAATTGGCCGACTTCTCTGCGAGTACGAGTTTTTACCGCCCTGTTGGTGATACCGACAGCGAAGCAGCGTTCTGTGACCTGCTCAACCGGGTGCGCGAGGCCTTCCCGGAGCCGGTCGACGTCGAACGCATCCTGCCGGTGCTGGTTGAGGCCTGCGCCGAGTATCGCAGCAAGGGCGTGTTCAATTGCCTGCTCAGTGATGGCGACTGGTTATTTTGCTATTGCTCGACCAAGCTGGCGCAAATCACCCGTCGAGCTCCGTTTGGCCCGGCGCGCCTGAAAGATGTCGACGTTATCGTCGATTTTCAGGCAGAAACCACGCCCAACGATGTAGTGACCGTAATTGCCACCGAGCCACTGACTGAAAACGAAACCTGGACGCGCTACGAGCCGGGCCAATGGAGCCTGTGGCGACGCGGCGAATGCGTCAGCCAGGGCACAACCGAATAA